From the Paludisphaera mucosa genome, one window contains:
- a CDS encoding VOC family protein: protein MKLEVEAIHHVGLVVKDRAVAERFYVDALGLERVPSRPSWLRLNGAIAIHLIPLASGEDEPQHHRFRHVALQVADLRATLRLLLNEGIRVSQFDFDGRERDVAAPDDPLDFGVGSLFVRDPDGNTIEFLQLGHGLFAGRSVGL from the coding sequence ATGAAACTCGAGGTCGAGGCGATCCACCACGTGGGGCTGGTCGTGAAGGACAGGGCGGTCGCCGAGCGGTTCTACGTCGACGCCTTGGGGCTGGAACGCGTCCCCTCGCGGCCGTCGTGGCTGCGGTTGAACGGGGCGATCGCGATCCACCTCATCCCGCTCGCCAGCGGCGAGGATGAACCCCAGCACCACCGGTTCCGCCACGTCGCCCTCCAGGTCGCCGACCTGCGCGCGACGCTCAGGCTGCTTCTCAACGAGGGGATTCGCGTTTCCCAGTTCGACTTCGACGGCCGCGAGCGCGACGTCGCGGCGCCCGACGACCCGCTCGACTTCGGCGTCGGCTCGCTGTTCGTGCGCGACCCGGACGGCAACACGATCGAGTTCCTGCAGCTGGGCCACGGGCTCTTTGCGGGCCGATCGGTCGGGTTATAA
- a CDS encoding 3-keto-disaccharide hydrolase, with product MAWRRTILGLASFLGLVASGLCGDGPAEPVRPVDMVPLFNGRDLSGLSTWLKDAGRADPRRVFRVEDGVLHISGDGFGYVGTREAYRDYQLTVEYRWGARTDGGTSVRNSGVLLHANGPDGGAGGVWMSSVECQLAQGCVGDLIVIRGEDAGGAVASVRLTSDVVIGPDGKPRWKPGGTPRTFTSGQLWWSRHDPEFRELLDTRGREDVESPLGEWTRVECECDGSRIAVRVNGAAVDACYDVVPSSGRILLQTEGFELFVRKFEIRPLTK from the coding sequence ATGGCGTGGCGGCGAACGATCCTCGGCCTGGCGAGCTTCCTCGGGCTCGTCGCGAGCGGGCTGTGCGGCGACGGCCCGGCCGAGCCGGTTCGGCCCGTCGACATGGTCCCGCTTTTCAACGGCCGAGACCTGTCCGGCCTGTCGACCTGGCTGAAGGACGCGGGGCGGGCCGACCCGCGCCGCGTCTTCCGGGTCGAGGACGGGGTCCTGCACATCTCCGGCGACGGCTTCGGGTACGTCGGGACGCGGGAGGCCTATCGCGACTATCAACTCACGGTCGAATACCGGTGGGGCGCGAGGACCGACGGCGGGACGTCCGTCCGCAACTCGGGCGTCCTGCTGCACGCGAACGGCCCCGACGGCGGCGCGGGGGGCGTCTGGATGTCGTCCGTCGAGTGCCAGCTCGCCCAGGGATGCGTCGGCGACCTGATCGTGATCCGCGGCGAGGACGCGGGCGGGGCCGTCGCGTCGGTGCGGCTCACGAGCGACGTCGTCATCGGGCCCGACGGCAAGCCGCGATGGAAGCCCGGAGGGACGCCCCGGACCTTCACCTCGGGGCAGCTCTGGTGGTCGCGGCACGACCCGGAATTCCGCGAGCTGCTCGACACTCGGGGCCGCGAGGACGTCGAGAGTCCCCTGGGCGAGTGGACGCGGGTCGAATGCGAGTGCGACGGGAGCCGGATCGCCGTGAGGGTGAATGGCGCGGCCGTCGACGCCTGCTATGATGTCGTGCCTTCGAGCGGCCGGATCCTGCTCCAGACTGAGGGATTCGAGCTGTTCGTGCGCAAGTTCGAGATCCGCCCCCTGACGAAGTAG
- a CDS encoding Gfo/Idh/MocA family protein gives MREAPSRRRFLQASASVGALGSLANAHAAGDDRLRVGLIGCGDRGTGAAAQALQADPGARLVAMADAFADRIESSLSTLQADEKVGPKLDVPPERRFAGFDAYRKLLDSGVDVVLLCTTPHFRPIHLRAAVEAGKHVFAEKPVAVDGPGVRSVLESCALAERKGLSIVSGLCLRYDDGFRETVRRIHEGAVGEVVALFANDYRSGRWAKPRQPGWSEMTYQMRNWYNFTWLSGDFNVEQHVHCLDVCAWLMKGRYPAKAVGLGGRQVLTGPEYGDVFDHFSVVYEYDDGVRLVSNCRQQPGTKGDISVHALGTRGRAELSERRKGLAIRPTSGAAWAFDGPPNLMYQTEHDEFFASIRRGKPINNGDYMARSTLLAIMGRMAAYTGQEITWDMALNSRDDLSPGRYDWDAAPPASRIAIPGQTEFS, from the coding sequence ATGCGCGAGGCCCCCTCACGTCGGCGGTTCCTCCAGGCCTCGGCCTCGGTCGGGGCCCTGGGCTCCCTGGCGAACGCCCACGCCGCCGGCGACGACCGCCTGCGGGTCGGCCTGATCGGCTGCGGCGACCGCGGCACCGGGGCCGCCGCCCAGGCGCTCCAGGCCGATCCGGGCGCCCGACTCGTGGCGATGGCCGACGCCTTCGCGGATCGCATCGAGTCGAGCCTCTCCACGCTCCAGGCGGACGAGAAGGTCGGCCCCAAGCTCGACGTCCCGCCGGAACGGCGGTTCGCGGGCTTCGACGCTTACCGCAAGCTTCTCGACAGCGGCGTCGACGTGGTCCTGCTCTGCACGACCCCGCACTTCCGCCCCATCCACCTGCGGGCCGCCGTGGAGGCCGGCAAGCACGTGTTCGCCGAGAAACCCGTCGCCGTCGACGGCCCCGGCGTCCGCTCGGTCCTGGAGTCGTGCGCCCTCGCCGAGCGCAAGGGGCTGTCGATCGTCTCGGGCCTCTGCCTCCGCTACGACGACGGCTTCCGCGAGACGGTCCGCCGCATCCACGAGGGGGCCGTCGGCGAGGTCGTCGCCCTGTTCGCGAACGATTACCGCAGCGGCCGATGGGCCAAGCCCAGGCAGCCGGGCTGGTCCGAGATGACCTACCAGATGCGCAACTGGTACAACTTCACCTGGCTCTCGGGCGATTTCAACGTCGAGCAGCACGTCCACTGCCTCGACGTCTGCGCCTGGCTGATGAAGGGGCGGTATCCCGCGAAGGCCGTCGGCCTGGGGGGCCGGCAAGTACTGACCGGGCCCGAATACGGCGACGTCTTCGATCACTTCTCGGTCGTTTACGAGTACGACGACGGCGTTCGGCTCGTCAGCAACTGCCGCCAGCAGCCCGGCACGAAGGGCGACATCAGCGTGCACGCCCTGGGCACGCGCGGTCGGGCCGAGCTGTCGGAGCGTCGCAAGGGGCTGGCCATCCGGCCGACCTCGGGCGCGGCGTGGGCGTTCGACGGGCCGCCGAATTTAATGTACCAGACCGAGCACGACGAGTTCTTCGCGAGCATCCGCCGCGGCAAGCCCATCAACAACGGCGACTACATGGCGCGCAGCACCCTGCTGGCGATCATGGGCCGGATGGCCGCGTACACCGGCCAGGAGATCACCTGGGACATGGCCCTGAACTCGCGAGACGACCTCAGCCCCGGCCGCTACGATTGGGACGCCGCGCCGCCCGCCTCGCGGATCGCCATCCCCGGCCAGACGGAGTTCTCCTGA
- a CDS encoding TonB-dependent receptor, with protein sequence MEPKTDRKNLVTQQKALAINLDPRKYGTFAEIGAGQEVVRWFFQVGGAAGTIAKSISAYDMTVSDAIYGPSSRYVSRDRLQTMLDYEYALLQERLQGKRGADTDFFVFADTVSARNFQGTNECHGWMGIKYQATPGAEPCQIVVHVRMLDKDNVSQQQALGIIGVNLIYAALYHFRVPDDLMNTLIDDLNAERIEVDMIKFSGPEFRTIDHRLMSLKLVQLELSDAAMFAADGEVLQPSEVLYKKPILVERGSFRPVTHVNLDMLQTSRQQFLNHVAARQGGAAEPEVVSLMELTMRNLRAAGGENGDIDYDDFLARADVLAATGATVLISDYFEYYRLASYLRRYTKSPIGITMGIPSLIDLFDEKYYDHLEGGILESFGRLFRNDLKLFVYPLLDATTRQLVTVQKLKVAPSLQGLYDHLAENGYIESIDFYNKDYLRIFSRDVLRKITDDDPSWEAMVPPTVASLIKERRLFGYHPLEQPRTEGGAS encoded by the coding sequence TTGGAACCGAAGACCGACCGCAAGAATTTGGTCACCCAGCAGAAGGCCCTGGCCATCAACCTGGACCCCCGCAAGTACGGGACGTTCGCCGAGATCGGCGCCGGCCAGGAGGTCGTACGCTGGTTCTTCCAGGTCGGCGGCGCGGCCGGGACGATCGCCAAGAGCATCTCGGCCTACGACATGACGGTCAGCGACGCCATCTACGGACCTTCGTCGCGCTACGTCTCGCGCGACCGGCTGCAGACGATGCTCGACTACGAGTACGCGCTCCTGCAGGAACGCCTCCAGGGCAAGCGCGGGGCCGACACCGACTTCTTCGTCTTCGCCGATACGGTCTCCGCCCGCAACTTCCAGGGCACGAACGAGTGCCACGGCTGGATGGGCATCAAGTACCAGGCGACGCCGGGCGCCGAGCCGTGCCAGATCGTCGTCCACGTCCGCATGCTCGACAAGGACAACGTCTCCCAGCAGCAGGCCCTCGGCATCATCGGCGTCAACCTGATCTACGCCGCGCTCTACCATTTCCGGGTCCCCGACGACCTGATGAACACCCTGATCGACGACCTCAACGCCGAGCGCATCGAGGTCGACATGATCAAGTTCTCCGGGCCCGAGTTCCGGACGATCGACCATCGCCTGATGAGCCTGAAGCTCGTCCAGCTCGAGCTGAGCGACGCGGCGATGTTCGCGGCCGACGGCGAGGTCTTGCAGCCGTCCGAGGTCCTCTACAAGAAGCCGATCCTGGTGGAGCGGGGCTCCTTCCGCCCGGTCACGCACGTCAACCTGGACATGCTCCAGACCTCGCGCCAGCAGTTCCTGAACCATGTCGCCGCACGCCAGGGGGGGGCGGCCGAGCCGGAAGTCGTCTCGCTGATGGAGCTGACCATGCGCAACCTGCGCGCGGCCGGCGGCGAGAACGGCGACATCGATTACGACGACTTCCTCGCCCGCGCCGACGTCCTGGCGGCGACGGGGGCGACCGTCCTGATCTCGGATTACTTCGAGTACTATCGGCTGGCGTCGTACCTCCGCCGCTACACCAAGTCGCCGATCGGCATCACGATGGGCATCCCCAGCCTGATCGACCTGTTCGACGAGAAGTACTACGATCACCTCGAAGGGGGCATCCTGGAGTCGTTCGGCAGGCTCTTCCGGAACGACCTGAAGCTCTTCGTCTATCCACTGCTCGACGCGACGACCCGGCAGCTCGTCACCGTCCAGAAGCTCAAGGTCGCGCCGAGCCTCCAGGGGCTGTACGACCACCTCGCCGAGAACGGCTACATCGAGAGCATCGACTTCTACAACAAGGACTACCTGCGGATCTTCTCGCGCGACGTCCTGCGGAAGATCACCGACGACGACCCCTCGTGGGAGGCGATGGTGCCGCCGACCGTCGCGAGCCTCATCAAGGAACGCCGGCTCTTCGGCTATCACCCGCTCGAACAGCCCCGGACCGAGGGCGGCGCGTCCTGA
- a CDS encoding S1/P1 nuclease: MTTVRRPRLVTLLAVLMAFHQAVPQAWAWGPIGHRVVGRFAEARLSPKAKAAVAALLEPGETLADASTWADRNRDQLPRTKSWHYVDVPLDEPRYDPRFSGDDPAKGCLVDKIHENLATLKDPARSVEDRRFALRFVLHLIEDLHMPLHVGDNSDKGGNTTQVQFFDRGSNMHRVWDSGIIEQGGGNEDSWLAKMATEGDAETAAGGTVEDWATESLLAARAAYLAPGSSERIKSGRKLSDAYLEANLPVVRRQLFRAGVRLARVLNETFEK, encoded by the coding sequence ATGACGACCGTCCGCAGGCCTCGCCTCGTCACGCTGCTGGCCGTGCTCATGGCCTTTCATCAGGCGGTTCCGCAGGCCTGGGCGTGGGGCCCGATCGGGCACCGCGTCGTGGGCCGGTTCGCCGAGGCCCGCCTGTCCCCCAAGGCGAAGGCCGCCGTCGCCGCCCTGCTCGAACCGGGCGAGACGCTCGCCGACGCCTCCACCTGGGCGGACCGGAACCGGGACCAGCTCCCGAGGACGAAATCCTGGCATTACGTCGACGTGCCCCTCGACGAGCCCCGGTACGACCCTCGATTCTCGGGCGACGACCCCGCCAAGGGGTGCCTCGTCGACAAGATCCACGAGAACCTCGCGACCCTGAAAGATCCCGCGCGTTCGGTCGAGGACCGTCGCTTCGCCCTCCGGTTCGTCCTCCACCTGATCGAGGACCTGCACATGCCGCTCCACGTCGGCGACAACTCCGACAAGGGGGGGAATACGACCCAGGTCCAGTTCTTCGACCGGGGCTCGAACATGCACCGGGTCTGGGATTCGGGAATCATCGAGCAAGGTGGTGGGAACGAGGATTCCTGGCTCGCGAAGATGGCGACCGAAGGCGACGCCGAGACGGCGGCCGGCGGGACCGTGGAGGACTGGGCCACCGAGAGCCTCCTCGCCGCGCGGGCCGCCTACCTGGCCCCGGGGTCGAGCGAGCGGATCAAGTCCGGACGCAAGCTCTCCGACGCCTACCTCGAGGCGAACCTGCCGGTGGTGCGCCGGCAGCTCTTCCGGGCCGGGGTCCGGCTCGCCCGCGTGCTGAACGAGACGTTCGAGAAGTGA
- the grxC gene encoding glutaredoxin 3 — translation MKHVVIYTKSWCGYCTRAKILLARKGASFEEIEISGDPSLRDEMVQKAHGQTTVPQIFIGGAHIGGCDDLHTLEREGKLDALLG, via the coding sequence ATGAAACACGTCGTCATCTACACCAAGAGTTGGTGCGGCTACTGCACACGCGCCAAGATCTTGCTCGCCCGCAAGGGGGCGTCGTTCGAGGAGATCGAGATCTCGGGCGACCCCTCGCTCCGCGACGAGATGGTGCAGAAGGCCCACGGGCAGACGACCGTGCCGCAGATCTTCATCGGCGGCGCGCACATCGGCGGGTGCGACGACCTGCATACGCTGGAGCGCGAGGGGAAGCTGGACGCCCTGCTGGGATGA
- a CDS encoding sugar phosphate isomerase/epimerase family protein, with protein MSCVPDDLDRRAWLRAAGAGLATLAAAPRAGAARRDEPHGEPTRFRIACMTLPYARFPLGRALTGVKAAGYEYVAWGVTHDEGNGEPTPVLAAEAPPARAKELGDRCRDLGLVPVMMFSGIYPEAPKSVEVFTSRIRQAAAAGIPQVLTFGHTAGGDRKLWVERFKALGPIARDHEVTIVVKQHGGETGTGTACAQIVREVADDGVKVNYDAGNVMDYLDVDPIADLKACAGEVRSFCIKDHRNFPRDEDCGPGFGEIDHYKLLHAVAFTGGAMPLCCENISAPLLPPPTRPEEVDALARRAREFLEVVIRGLTSL; from the coding sequence ATGTCATGCGTCCCCGACGACCTCGACCGCCGCGCCTGGCTCCGCGCCGCGGGGGCCGGCCTGGCGACGCTCGCCGCGGCGCCTCGCGCGGGCGCCGCGCGTCGCGACGAGCCGCACGGAGAGCCGACCCGGTTCCGCATCGCCTGCATGACGCTGCCCTACGCCCGGTTCCCGCTCGGACGGGCGCTGACGGGGGTCAAGGCCGCCGGCTACGAGTACGTCGCCTGGGGCGTCACGCACGACGAGGGGAACGGCGAGCCGACGCCGGTCCTCGCCGCGGAAGCCCCGCCCGCTAGGGCGAAGGAGCTGGGCGACCGCTGTCGCGACCTGGGCCTGGTCCCCGTCATGATGTTCTCGGGGATCTATCCCGAGGCGCCGAAGTCCGTCGAGGTCTTCACCTCGCGCATCCGCCAGGCGGCGGCCGCGGGGATTCCGCAGGTGCTGACCTTCGGCCACACCGCGGGGGGCGACCGCAAGCTCTGGGTCGAGCGGTTCAAGGCGCTGGGGCCGATCGCGCGCGACCACGAGGTGACGATCGTCGTCAAGCAGCACGGCGGGGAGACCGGGACGGGCACCGCCTGCGCCCAGATCGTCCGCGAGGTCGCCGACGACGGGGTGAAGGTCAACTACGACGCCGGCAACGTGATGGACTACCTCGACGTCGACCCGATCGCCGACCTGAAAGCGTGCGCCGGGGAGGTCCGCAGCTTCTGCATCAAGGACCATCGCAACTTCCCGAGGGACGAGGACTGCGGTCCCGGGTTCGGCGAGATCGACCATTACAAGCTGCTGCACGCCGTCGCCTTCACCGGCGGGGCGATGCCGCTCTGCTGCGAGAACATCTCGGCCCCGTTGCTCCCGCCCCCGACGCGGCCGGAGGAGGTCGACGCCCTCGCGCGTCGGGCCCGCGAATTCCTCGAGGTCGTGATCCGGGGCCTGACGAGCCTCTGA
- a CDS encoding LamG domain-containing protein produces MLSTTHRRLTALAAILAAFATDQAAARADYATTVLANSPVGYWRLGDAPGSTTALDSSTTANDGAYFGSPVLGVAGLIDDPNTAVDFGGVSGVTIAHSSLYDFVDQPFTIEAWVKFDGPTPFNSRIFDNVGAGTPDGYGLGINDSSMILFGSVNASVNFSFLDSRAHYIVFTSDGLGTANGYVDGILVGSAAYSSSFPFSGPVHIGADSNGVNRFNGIIDEVALYGSALSGDQIQAHYRAGVVPEPSSIVLGAIGLGWLGSRTRRRR; encoded by the coding sequence ATGCTCAGCACGACTCATCGACGCCTTACGGCCCTGGCGGCAATCCTCGCCGCATTCGCCACCGACCAGGCTGCGGCCCGCGCCGACTATGCGACGACCGTGCTCGCGAACTCGCCGGTGGGCTACTGGCGGCTCGGCGACGCCCCCGGGTCGACCACGGCCCTGGACTCGTCGACGACGGCGAACGACGGGGCCTACTTCGGCTCCCCGGTGCTCGGCGTCGCGGGGTTGATCGACGACCCGAACACCGCCGTCGACTTCGGGGGCGTCTCGGGCGTGACGATCGCCCATTCCAGCCTCTACGACTTCGTCGACCAACCTTTCACGATCGAGGCATGGGTCAAGTTCGACGGGCCGACGCCTTTCAATAGTCGGATCTTCGACAACGTCGGCGCCGGTACTCCCGACGGTTACGGCCTCGGGATCAACGACTCGAGCATGATCCTCTTCGGCAGCGTCAACGCGTCTGTCAACTTCTCGTTCCTCGACTCCCGGGCCCATTACATCGTCTTCACCTCCGACGGCCTCGGCACCGCGAACGGGTATGTGGACGGAATCCTCGTCGGCTCGGCGGCGTATTCGTCCTCGTTCCCCTTCTCCGGTCCCGTCCATATCGGCGCCGACAGCAACGGCGTAAACCGGTTCAACGGGATCATCGACGAGGTGGCGCTCTACGGTTCGGCCCTGTCGGGCGATCAGATCCAGGCCCACTACCGCGCGGGAGTCGTCCCCGAGCCCTCGTCGATCGTGCTGGGCGCCATCGGCCTGGGCTGGCTCGGCTCTCGGACCCGCCGACGAAGATGA
- a CDS encoding haloacid dehalogenase type II, with the protein MNGKILPCAIVLAACLPCSAQDAPAPRFKAVAFDYFVIFNANSVVPAVEEAFPGKGAEFTKAWRAKQFEYGFLRSITHRHADFFKVTEDALVYTAEAMKLDLTPEKRSRLLDAYLDLKPWPDAAAALRKLRASGVRIITIANFSPKMLKANADHAGITDLFDELLSTEVNGTYKPDPRAYALGMERLKLKKEEILFAAFGGWDAYGARHFGYTTYWVNRFDLPTEELGIVADATSNNLEGLLDLVLGRR; encoded by the coding sequence TTGAACGGCAAGATCCTACCGTGCGCCATCGTGCTCGCCGCGTGCCTCCCATGCTCTGCGCAGGACGCGCCCGCGCCGCGGTTCAAGGCGGTCGCCTTCGATTACTTCGTCATCTTCAACGCCAACTCGGTGGTCCCCGCGGTCGAGGAGGCCTTCCCGGGCAAGGGGGCCGAGTTCACGAAGGCCTGGCGGGCCAAGCAATTCGAGTACGGCTTCTTGCGGTCGATCACCCATCGCCACGCCGATTTCTTCAAGGTCACCGAAGACGCGCTCGTGTATACGGCCGAGGCCATGAAGCTCGACCTGACGCCCGAGAAGCGGAGCCGGCTCCTCGACGCCTACCTCGACCTGAAGCCCTGGCCCGACGCCGCGGCCGCCCTGCGCAAGCTGAGGGCCTCCGGGGTCCGCATCATCACCATCGCGAATTTCAGCCCGAAGATGCTGAAGGCGAACGCCGACCACGCGGGCATCACCGACCTGTTCGACGAGCTGCTGAGCACCGAGGTCAACGGCACCTACAAGCCCGACCCCCGCGCCTACGCCCTGGGCATGGAGCGGCTGAAGCTCAAGAAAGAGGAAATCCTCTTCGCCGCGTTCGGCGGGTGGGACGCCTACGGCGCGAGGCATTTCGGCTACACGACCTACTGGGTGAACCGTTTCGACCTGCCCACGGAAGAACTCGGCATCGTGGCCGACGCGACCTCGAACAACCTGGAGGGGCTGCTGGACCTTGTGCTGGGTCGACGCTGA